The Lysobacter gummosus genome includes a region encoding these proteins:
- a CDS encoding cold-shock protein — protein MSGKEIGTVKWFNDAKGFGFISRENGEDVFVHFRAIQSQGFKSLKEGQKVSFTVVQGQKGLQADAVEPL, from the coding sequence ATGTCCGGCAAAGAAATCGGAACCGTCAAGTGGTTCAACGATGCCAAGGGTTTTGGCTTCATCAGCCGTGAAAACGGCGAAGACGTATTCGTGCATTTCCGCGCGATCCAGTCCCAGGGCTTCAAGAGCCTGAAGGAAGGCCAGAAGGTTTCCTTCACGGTCGTGCAGGGTCAGAAAGGCCTGCAGGCCGACGCGGTCGAACCGTTGTAA
- a CDS encoding patatin-like phospholipase family protein, producing MKMRRILSLDGGGIRGLVSCHWLGGLEQALIQAGKAQAGKTGLLKNFDLIAGSSTGALIACGLASGIDPDALAQLYRAQRHLIFPNLAGRLWSRTSRLISDGLSAPRYDGVGIEKVLRKVFGKTTLGQLKAPVLITSYDTISRSPVIFKSFQPEHRDLLVWQVCRASSAAPTYFPAHAMKVEGKDCALIDGGVVANNPTACAIAEALRKDAQVDNSRDLVVVSVGSGERTRSIDLESARSWGALEWAVPIIDVLFDGNTDSVDYIARQLVGDGYFRMQAELTVGLDDLDDTSETNVLGLETMAREYLARPATKKMLERLVKML from the coding sequence ATGAAGATGCGGCGCATCCTCTCGCTGGACGGCGGAGGCATACGCGGCCTGGTGAGTTGCCATTGGCTGGGGGGCCTGGAACAGGCCCTGATTCAGGCGGGAAAGGCCCAGGCCGGAAAAACCGGTTTACTGAAGAATTTCGACTTGATCGCCGGCAGCTCGACCGGCGCGCTGATCGCCTGCGGACTGGCCAGCGGCATCGATCCGGACGCGCTGGCGCAGTTGTATCGCGCGCAGCGCCATCTGATTTTTCCCAATCTCGCCGGCCGCTTGTGGTCGCGCACTAGTCGCTTGATCAGCGACGGCCTGTCGGCGCCGCGCTACGACGGCGTGGGCATCGAGAAAGTCCTGCGCAAGGTGTTCGGCAAGACCACGCTGGGCCAGCTCAAGGCCCCGGTGCTGATCACCAGCTACGACACGATTTCGCGCTCGCCGGTGATCTTCAAGAGTTTCCAGCCCGAGCATCGCGACCTGCTGGTGTGGCAGGTGTGTCGCGCCTCCAGCGCGGCGCCGACTTATTTCCCCGCCCATGCGATGAAGGTCGAAGGCAAGGACTGCGCGCTGATCGACGGCGGCGTGGTCGCCAACAATCCAACCGCCTGCGCCATCGCCGAGGCGTTGCGCAAAGACGCCCAGGTCGATAACAGCCGCGATCTGGTGGTGGTATCGGTAGGCAGCGGCGAGCGCACGCGCAGCATCGACCTGGAATCGGCGCGCTCGTGGGGCGCGCTGGAATGGGCGGTGCCGATCATCGACGTGTTGTTCGACGGCAATACCGATTCGGTGGATTACATCGCGCGGCAGTTGGTCGGCGATGGGTATTTCCGCATGCAGGCCGAGCTGACTGTCGGGCTGGATGATCTGGACGATACGAGCGAGACGAATGTGTTGGGGTTGGAGACGATGGCTCGTGAGTATTTGGCTCGGCCGGCGACCAAGAAGATGCTGGAGCGGTTGGTCAAGATGCTTTGA
- a CDS encoding M35 family metallo-endopeptidase: MKFRFVHAVSVGAVLSGAIAAAVATPPSAQNNPLRVGMVAVTGGADDFLGSVEVSITNTSKKAVRLPKWQLPSDQFESKLFSISYNGQPVAYEGAMVKRGLPQAEDFAILQPGETVRRVIDLSAGYDLSRTGQYVVAFNAPLQHASTSDRVMLQQSNGLPMSVQSAPLSLWVDGLDQLGGAKVSAAAKPVGSKAVVNGVNYVGCTTSRTSSAGQAVVQARAYAENAKGYLNNGTVGPRYTTWFGAYTSSRYSTARAHFASIDSAIDQSGGQITINCGCTSSAYAYVYPNQPYQIYVCNAFWNAPLTGTDSKAGTLIHEMSHFTVVAGTDDHVYGQAGAKNLANTNPTNALDNADNHEYFAENTPFQN, encoded by the coding sequence ATGAAATTTCGCTTCGTGCATGCAGTCTCCGTAGGCGCCGTCCTGTCCGGCGCCATCGCCGCCGCCGTCGCCACGCCGCCCTCGGCGCAGAACAATCCGCTGCGCGTCGGCATGGTCGCGGTGACCGGCGGCGCCGACGATTTCCTCGGCTCGGTCGAGGTCAGCATCACCAACACCAGCAAGAAGGCCGTGCGCCTGCCCAAGTGGCAGCTGCCGTCGGATCAGTTCGAGTCGAAGCTGTTCTCGATCAGCTACAACGGCCAGCCGGTCGCCTACGAGGGCGCGATGGTCAAGCGCGGCCTGCCGCAGGCGGAGGATTTCGCGATCCTGCAGCCGGGCGAAACCGTGCGCCGCGTGATCGATCTGTCGGCCGGCTACGACCTGTCCAGGACCGGCCAGTACGTGGTCGCGTTCAACGCGCCGCTGCAGCACGCATCCACCTCCGACCGGGTGATGCTGCAACAGAGCAACGGCTTGCCGATGAGCGTGCAGAGCGCGCCGCTGAGCCTGTGGGTGGACGGTCTGGATCAGCTCGGCGGCGCCAAGGTCTCGGCCGCGGCCAAGCCGGTCGGCAGCAAGGCCGTGGTCAACGGCGTCAACTACGTCGGTTGCACGACTTCGCGCACCAGTTCGGCCGGCCAGGCCGTGGTCCAGGCGCGCGCCTACGCCGAGAACGCCAAGGGCTATCTCAACAACGGCACCGTCGGCCCGCGCTATACGACGTGGTTCGGCGCCTACACCTCCAGCCGCTACAGCACCGCGCGCGCGCACTTCGCCTCGATCGATTCGGCGATCGACCAGAGCGGCGGCCAGATCACCATCAACTGCGGCTGCACCAGCAGCGCCTATGCCTACGTCTATCCGAACCAGCCGTACCAGATCTATGTCTGCAACGCGTTCTGGAACGCGCCGCTGACCGGCACCGACTCCAAGGCCGGCACGCTGATCCACGAGATGAGCCACTTCACCGTCGTCGCGGGCACCGACGATCACGTCTACGGTCAGGCCGGCGCGAAGAACCTCGCCAACACCAACCCGACCAACGCGCTCGACAACGCCGACAACCACGAGTACTTCGCCGAGAACACGCCCTTCCAGAACTGA
- a CDS encoding DUF456 domain-containing protein — MDLDTFYYILAGVLVVIGIVGTVLPALPGLPLVFAGMLLASWVSGFEKVGGVALVVLGLLTVLSMGIDFAATAMGAKRVGASKLAIIGSVIGTFAGLAFGLVGVFVGPFVGALVGELIHTRQLSQATKVGVGTWIGIVVGTVLKFGLAFAMVGLFALAWFF; from the coding sequence ATGGATTTGGATACGTTTTATTACATATTGGCGGGCGTGCTGGTGGTCATCGGAATCGTCGGCACGGTGCTGCCGGCGCTGCCCGGTCTGCCGCTGGTGTTCGCCGGCATGCTGCTGGCCTCGTGGGTGTCGGGATTCGAGAAAGTGGGCGGGGTCGCCCTGGTCGTACTCGGCCTGCTGACGGTGCTGTCTATGGGCATCGATTTCGCCGCCACGGCGATGGGCGCCAAACGCGTCGGGGCGAGCAAGCTGGCGATTATCGGCTCGGTCATCGGCACCTTCGCCGGGCTGGCGTTCGGGCTGGTCGGTGTATTCGTCGGCCCCTTCGTCGGCGCACTGGTCGGCGAACTCATCCATACGCGTCAGTTGTCCCAGGCGACCAAGGTCGGCGTCGGCACCTGGATCGGCATCGTCGTCGGCACCGTGCTCAAGTTCGGACTGGCGTTCGCGATGGTCGGCCTGTTCGCGCTGGCGTGGTTCTTCTAA
- a CDS encoding TolB family protein, with protein MQKQALPLLAMACLCPLLAIAQAPSRAAAACRSDTARQISVTGTGLGRSFQNPCFSPNGRVLAFTNFATRYNTGKSVVRTVPAEGGAVLAALSPTSAQSVNLPGQCWSAATDEVAYSSDVVDRDEIYLAPAAGGASRRVTRRPGFLAWEPSISPVLSEGKRWIVFESHSQANPEAGGELWKIRSDGTEPAVRLTQSHNDRQPEWSPKGDKIVFQREVGPESWDVFTLDVATGAVFNVTRAGELFNTDASWSPSGNYIVYSSGDADVEIANVFVIPANGGNRIRVTRSCGLDGAPGWSPDGSTIAFESAPFDPDAQGSTTLWTIDAPAGVR; from the coding sequence ATGCAAAAGCAAGCACTGCCGCTGCTGGCCATGGCCTGCCTGTGCCCCCTGTTGGCTATCGCGCAAGCGCCATCCCGAGCCGCCGCGGCCTGCCGTTCCGATACGGCCCGGCAGATATCCGTCACCGGCACGGGCCTGGGCCGCAGCTTCCAGAATCCCTGTTTCTCGCCGAACGGCCGGGTGTTGGCTTTCACCAATTTCGCTACGCGCTACAACACCGGAAAATCGGTGGTGCGCACTGTGCCGGCCGAGGGCGGCGCGGTGTTGGCCGCGCTCAGCCCCACCTCCGCGCAGAGCGTGAACCTGCCGGGGCAATGCTGGTCCGCGGCCACCGATGAGGTGGCCTATTCGAGCGATGTCGTCGATCGCGACGAAATCTATCTGGCGCCCGCGGCCGGCGGCGCGTCGCGGCGCGTCACCCGACGGCCGGGCTTTCTGGCGTGGGAGCCGTCGATCTCGCCGGTGCTGAGCGAAGGCAAGCGGTGGATCGTGTTCGAGTCGCACAGCCAAGCCAATCCGGAGGCCGGCGGCGAATTGTGGAAGATACGCAGCGACGGCACTGAGCCGGCCGTCCGCCTGACCCAGAGCCATAACGACCGACAGCCGGAGTGGTCGCCCAAGGGCGACAAGATCGTGTTCCAGCGCGAGGTCGGCCCTGAAAGCTGGGACGTGTTCACGCTGGATGTCGCCACCGGCGCGGTGTTCAACGTGACCCGAGCCGGCGAGCTGTTCAATACCGATGCGTCGTGGTCGCCGAGCGGAAACTACATCGTGTATTCGTCCGGCGATGCCGATGTCGAAATCGCGAACGTGTTCGTGATTCCGGCCAACGGCGGCAACCGCATCCGCGTCACCCGCAGTTGCGGGCTCGACGGCGCGCCGGGCTGGTCGCCGGACGGCAGCACGATCGCGTTCGAATCGGCGCCGTTCGATCCGGATGCGCAAGGCAGCACGACCTTGTGGACGATCGACGCGCCGGCGGGCGTTCGCTGA
- a CDS encoding PQQ-dependent sugar dehydrogenase yields MTFVLRRGVLSAVMLLTLAACQRGGDAEAAAARPAPKQTTEHRVPSELGEMRVTEIVSGLEHPWSVALLPNGEFLVTERPGRLRRVSKDGAISAPIANVPPVWAKGQGGLLDVVLAPDFATSKHIYLSYAEPGPDGSAGTAVSIATLGDTALTEVKRIYEQQPKLVGPNHFGSRIAFDGKGHMFITQGERQQRMASQELDKLQGKLVRLNLDGSVPADNPYVGRNDARPEIWSYGHRNMQSLATDPRTGTLWEAEHGPRGGDEINLPQAGKNYGWPIITNGIDYSGLKIAEAEGKEKPGLESPYHVWEVSPALSGMAFYTGHAGSSWNDSLFLGALADSSLIRLSLDGDKIVKEERLLKSLGWRVRDVRVSADGKVYVLTDEEEGKLLRLDPPAAK; encoded by the coding sequence ATGACTTTCGTCCTACGACGCGGCGTCTTGTCCGCCGTGATGCTGTTGACTCTGGCCGCCTGCCAGCGCGGAGGCGACGCCGAAGCCGCGGCTGCCCGGCCGGCGCCAAAACAAACCACCGAACATCGCGTGCCCAGCGAACTGGGCGAAATGCGGGTCACCGAAATCGTCAGCGGCCTGGAGCATCCTTGGTCGGTGGCCTTGTTGCCCAACGGCGAGTTCCTGGTAACCGAACGCCCCGGCCGCCTGCGCCGCGTGAGCAAGGACGGCGCGATCTCCGCGCCGATCGCCAACGTTCCGCCCGTGTGGGCCAAGGGCCAGGGCGGCTTGCTGGACGTGGTGCTGGCGCCGGATTTCGCCACCAGCAAACACATCTACCTGAGCTACGCCGAACCCGGCCCCGACGGCAGCGCCGGCACCGCGGTGTCGATCGCGACGCTCGGCGATACCGCGCTGACCGAGGTCAAGCGCATCTATGAGCAACAGCCCAAGCTGGTCGGCCCGAATCATTTCGGTTCGCGCATCGCCTTCGACGGCAAGGGCCATATGTTCATCACCCAGGGCGAGCGCCAGCAGCGCATGGCCTCGCAGGAGCTGGACAAACTGCAGGGCAAGCTGGTGCGCCTGAACCTGGACGGCAGCGTGCCGGCGGATAATCCCTATGTCGGCCGCAACGACGCGCGGCCGGAGATCTGGAGTTACGGTCATCGCAACATGCAATCGCTGGCGACCGACCCGCGCACCGGCACGTTGTGGGAAGCCGAGCACGGCCCGCGCGGCGGCGACGAAATCAATCTGCCGCAGGCCGGCAAGAATTACGGCTGGCCGATCATCACCAACGGTATCGACTACAGCGGCCTGAAGATCGCCGAGGCCGAGGGCAAGGAGAAGCCGGGGCTGGAGTCGCCCTATCACGTCTGGGAAGTGTCGCCTGCGTTGTCGGGCATGGCTTTCTACACCGGTCATGCTGGGTCTTCTTGGAACGACAGTCTGTTCCTTGGGGCGTTGGCGGACAGCAGCCTGATTCGCTTGAGTCTGGATGGCGACAAGATCGTCAAGGAAGAGCGGCTGCTCAAATCCTTGGGTTGGCGCGTTCGCGATGTGCGCGTGTCGGCTGACGGCAAGGTTTATGTACTGACCGATGAAGAAGAAGGCAAGTTGTTGCGGCTCGATCCGCCTGCGGCGAAGTGA
- a CDS encoding NIPSNAP family protein, which produces MITCYLRYIIDPYQLAEFEQYGRLWIPLVEKFGGTHHGYFMPSEGHSNVALAMFSFPSLAAYEDYRTRSFEDPECQAAFAYAAEKRFIVSYERSFFRPVFGDGEAAKG; this is translated from the coding sequence ATGATCACCTGCTACCTGCGCTACATCATCGATCCCTACCAACTGGCCGAGTTCGAGCAATACGGCCGCCTGTGGATTCCGTTGGTCGAGAAATTCGGCGGCACCCACCACGGTTATTTCATGCCTTCGGAGGGCCATAGCAACGTGGCCCTGGCGATGTTTTCGTTTCCGAGCCTGGCCGCGTACGAGGATTACCGCACGCGCTCGTTCGAAGATCCCGAGTGTCAGGCCGCGTTCGCCTATGCGGCGGAAAAACGCTTCATCGTCAGCTACGAGCGCAGCTTCTTCCGGCCGGTGTTCGGCGACGGCGAGGCCGCGAAAGGCTGA
- a CDS encoding glycine zipper 2TM domain-containing protein, with protein MNTNNIRLLGVAAAATLVLAGCATSPGYGGGGYNNGGYNNNYPQQPAYPSQQNNCYDCGVVTRIEQISTQSTAPSATGAVLGGLVGAVAGRKIADDHTDSKGRKNAATVGGAVAGALAGNAIQNRVGAPSYNVYVRMDDGRTTVVTQKDLGGIRENTYVRVANGRVYIR; from the coding sequence ATGAATACCAACAACATCCGATTGCTGGGCGTAGCGGCCGCAGCCACGCTGGTACTGGCCGGTTGCGCTACTTCGCCCGGTTACGGTGGCGGCGGGTACAACAACGGCGGCTACAACAACAACTATCCGCAGCAGCCCGCCTACCCCAGCCAACAGAACAATTGCTACGACTGCGGCGTCGTCACCCGCATCGAGCAGATCAGCACCCAGAGCACCGCCCCAAGCGCCACCGGCGCCGTGTTGGGCGGCTTGGTCGGCGCCGTCGCCGGCCGCAAGATCGCCGACGACCACACCGACAGCAAGGGCCGCAAGAACGCCGCCACGGTTGGCGGCGCGGTCGCCGGCGCCCTCGCCGGCAACGCGATCCAGAACCGCGTCGGCGCGCCGAGCTACAACGTCTACGTGCGCATGGACGATGGCCGCACCACGGTGGTCACGCAGAAGGATCTCGGCGGCATTCGCGAGAACACCTACGTGCGCGTCGCCAACGGTCGCGTCTATATCCGCTGA
- a CDS encoding fumarate hydratase: MTATSSSAASSGPVVIRQDDLIQSIADGLQYISYYHPVDYIKNLAAAYEREESAAAKDAIAQILINSRMCAEGHRPICQDTGIVTVFLEIGMDVRWDGATMGVEDMVNEGVRRAYNHPDNKLRASVLADPAGKRSNTRDNTPAVVNVKVVPGNTVDVIVAAKGGGSEAKSKFAMLNPSDSIVDWVLKTVPTMGAGWCPPGMLGIGIGGTAEKAMLLAKESLMEPIDITDLQARGASNRAEELRLELYEKVNALGIGAQGLGGLTTVLDIKVKDYPTHAANLPVAMIPNCAATRHAHFTLDGSGPVMLDPPSLEDWPKLTYDASKGRRVDLDTVTPEDVASWKPGEVLLLNGKLLTGRDAAHKRMVEMLGKGEPLPVDFKGRFIYYVGPVDPVRDEVVGPAGPTTATRMDKFTEQVLAQTGLLGMVGKAERGPAGIDAIKKHRSVYLMAVGGAAYLVSKAIKASRVVGFADLGMEAIYEFTVQDMPVTVAVDSTGESVHKTGPKEWQARIGKIPVVVESA, from the coding sequence GTGACCGCAACCTCGTCTTCGGCCGCTTCCAGCGGCCCCGTCGTCATCCGCCAGGACGACCTGATCCAGTCCATCGCCGATGGCCTGCAGTACATCAGCTATTACCACCCGGTCGATTACATCAAGAATCTCGCCGCTGCCTACGAGCGCGAGGAAAGCGCCGCGGCCAAGGACGCGATCGCGCAGATCCTGATCAATTCGCGCATGTGCGCCGAAGGCCACCGGCCGATCTGCCAGGACACCGGCATCGTCACCGTGTTCCTGGAAATCGGCATGGACGTGCGCTGGGACGGCGCCACCATGGGCGTGGAGGACATGGTCAACGAAGGCGTGCGCCGCGCCTACAACCATCCCGACAACAAGCTGCGCGCCAGCGTGCTGGCCGATCCGGCCGGCAAACGCAGCAACACCCGCGACAACACGCCGGCGGTGGTCAACGTCAAGGTCGTGCCGGGCAATACGGTCGATGTGATCGTCGCGGCCAAGGGCGGCGGTTCGGAAGCCAAGTCCAAGTTCGCGATGCTCAACCCGTCGGATTCCATCGTCGATTGGGTGCTCAAGACCGTGCCGACCATGGGCGCGGGCTGGTGCCCGCCGGGCATGCTCGGCATCGGCATCGGCGGTACCGCCGAGAAGGCGATGCTGCTGGCGAAAGAATCGCTGATGGAGCCGATCGACATCACCGATCTGCAGGCGCGCGGCGCCAGCAATCGCGCCGAAGAACTGCGTCTTGAGCTGTACGAGAAGGTCAATGCGCTCGGCATCGGCGCGCAGGGCCTGGGCGGCCTGACCACGGTGCTCGACATCAAGGTCAAGGACTATCCGACCCACGCCGCCAACCTGCCGGTGGCGATGATCCCGAATTGCGCGGCGACCCGCCATGCGCATTTCACCCTCGACGGCAGCGGTCCGGTGATGCTCGATCCGCCGTCGCTGGAAGACTGGCCGAAGCTGACCTACGACGCCTCCAAGGGCCGCCGCGTCGATCTGGACACGGTGACGCCGGAAGACGTCGCCAGCTGGAAGCCCGGCGAAGTGCTGCTGCTCAACGGCAAGCTATTGACCGGTCGCGACGCCGCGCACAAGCGCATGGTCGAGATGCTGGGCAAGGGCGAGCCGTTGCCGGTCGATTTCAAGGGCCGTTTCATCTATTACGTCGGCCCGGTCGATCCGGTGCGCGACGAAGTCGTCGGCCCCGCCGGCCCGACCACGGCCACGCGCATGGACAAGTTCACCGAACAAGTGCTGGCGCAGACCGGCCTGCTGGGCATGGTGGGCAAGGCCGAACGCGGCCCGGCCGGCATCGACGCGATCAAGAAGCACCGCTCGGTGTACCTGATGGCCGTCGGCGGCGCGGCGTATCTGGTGTCGAAGGCGATCAAGGCCTCGCGCGTGGTCGGCTTCGCCGACTTAGGCATGGAAGCGATCTACGAGTTCACCGTGCAGGACATGCCGGTGACGGTGGCGGTGGACAGCACCGGCGAGTCGGTGCACAAGACCGGCCCGAAGGAATGGCAGGCGCGGATCGGGAAGATTCCGGTGGTGGTGGAGTCGGCCTGA
- a CDS encoding phospholipase A — MPYSRTILFLALAASPSIGSAQTTAQPATPEACMAVTVDADRLACYDKALGRQAGDARQADIAAKEAKAIRKNLEIGDEIAGEPKPGVAERARRAVSGSMFSHDEPLNDAIANAGKGGLLDSRWELAKDSKLGVFNFRAYKPVYLLPVFWNNDPNVLPHSPNPRNTVTEPQSLKDIETKFQISFKTKAVENLFGDNGDIWMGYTQSSRWQVYNAEDSRPFRETNYEPEVMLVFRNNYHIGGWSGRMAAIGVNHQSNGRTDPFSRSWNRVIGQIGLDRENWAIVARPWWRISDGRDDDNPDIEDYIGRGDLTIVHKRGGHEFSLMARHSLRSGDRSHGALQFDWGFPIHNQLRGHLQIFDGYGESLIDYNHRATYIGLGISLLEWY, encoded by the coding sequence ATGCCCTACTCCCGCACGATCCTGTTCCTCGCCCTGGCGGCCTCGCCGTCGATCGGCTCGGCCCAGACCACCGCGCAACCGGCGACTCCGGAAGCGTGCATGGCGGTCACCGTCGATGCCGATCGCCTGGCCTGCTACGACAAAGCGCTGGGCCGCCAGGCCGGCGACGCGCGCCAGGCCGATATCGCCGCGAAGGAAGCCAAGGCGATCCGCAAGAATCTGGAAATCGGCGACGAGATCGCCGGCGAACCCAAGCCCGGCGTCGCCGAGCGCGCGCGCCGCGCGGTGTCGGGCAGCATGTTCAGTCACGACGAGCCGCTGAATGACGCGATCGCCAACGCCGGCAAGGGCGGCCTGCTCGACAGCCGCTGGGAGCTGGCCAAGGACTCCAAGCTGGGCGTGTTCAACTTCCGCGCCTACAAGCCGGTGTACCTGTTGCCGGTGTTCTGGAACAACGATCCCAACGTGTTGCCGCACTCGCCCAACCCGCGCAACACCGTGACCGAGCCGCAGTCGCTCAAGGACATCGAGACCAAGTTCCAGATCAGCTTCAAGACCAAGGCGGTGGAGAACTTGTTCGGCGACAACGGCGACATCTGGATGGGCTATACCCAGTCCTCGCGCTGGCAGGTCTACAACGCCGAGGACTCGCGTCCGTTCCGCGAGACCAACTACGAACCCGAAGTGATGCTGGTGTTCCGCAACAACTATCACATCGGCGGCTGGAGCGGCCGCATGGCCGCGATCGGCGTCAATCACCAGTCCAACGGCCGCACCGATCCGTTCTCGCGCAGCTGGAACCGGGTGATCGGCCAGATCGGCCTGGATCGCGAGAACTGGGCGATCGTGGCGCGGCCGTGGTGGCGAATCTCCGACGGCCGCGACGACGACAATCCCGATATCGAGGATTACATCGGCCGCGGCGACCTGACCATCGTGCACAAGCGCGGCGGTCATGAGTTCTCGCTGATGGCGCGGCATTCGCTGCGCAGCGGAGACCGCTCGCACGGTGCGCTGCAGTTCGACTGGGGATTCCCGATCCACAACCAGTTGCGCGGCCATCTGCAGATCTTCGACGGCTACGGCGAGAGCCTGATCGACTACAACCACCGCGCCACCTACATCGGCCTGGGCATCTCGCTGCTGGAGTGGTACTGA
- a CDS encoding ABC transporter ATP-binding protein, whose translation MATPHDNDNARRPGKDSGGKPSLRERFNALRNLPPFLRQIWQTSPALTLITLGLRLIRALLPVVTLYVGKLIIDEAVRLVGTGHGFGSLPEAWAGGQLDTLLALLALEFGLAIGSDLLGRVVNYGDSLLSELFTNVTSVRLMEHAATLDLEDFEDPDLQDKLDRARRQTMGRMSLMSQLFGQVQDTITVISFAIGLLVYAPWLILLLAVALIPAFIGEAHFNALGYSLNFAWTPERRQLEYVRQMGASVETAKEVKIFNLHRFLIAKYRELADKFFKANRALARRRAFWGTLLAGLGTLGYYIAYGYIAWRTVSGDFSIGDLTFLAGSFRRLRQLLEGLLVGFSQVASQALYLDDLFSFFEIKPEIVSPAHPVAVPKPIQHGFVFENVGFRYPDAERWALRGLDFELRAGEVLALVGENGAGKTTLVKLLARLYDPDEGRILLDGRDLRDYDLDQVRSSIGVIFQDFVRYHLTAGENIGVGQIDAMNDAERIREAARRAMADEVIEGLPRGYDQLIGRRFKTGVDLSGGQWQKIAIARAYMRDAQVMILDEPTAALDARAEFEVFQRFKELSQETTAVLISHRFSSVRMADRILVLAEGRLEASGTHEELLAQGGRYAELFELQAAGYR comes from the coding sequence ATGGCCACTCCCCACGATAACGACAACGCCCGTCGTCCCGGCAAAGACAGCGGCGGCAAACCCAGTCTGCGCGAACGTTTCAACGCGCTGCGCAATCTGCCGCCCTTCCTCAGGCAGATCTGGCAGACCAGCCCCGCGCTGACGCTGATCACGCTCGGATTGCGCCTGATACGCGCGTTGTTGCCGGTGGTCACGCTCTACGTCGGCAAGCTGATCATCGACGAAGCGGTGCGGCTGGTCGGTACCGGGCACGGCTTCGGCTCGTTGCCCGAGGCCTGGGCGGGCGGACAACTGGACACTTTGTTGGCGCTGTTGGCCTTGGAGTTCGGCCTCGCGATCGGCTCGGACCTGCTCGGCCGCGTGGTCAACTACGGCGACTCGCTGCTGTCGGAGCTGTTCACCAACGTCACCAGCGTGCGCCTGATGGAACACGCTGCGACCTTGGACCTGGAGGATTTCGAAGATCCCGATCTGCAGGACAAGCTCGACCGCGCGCGCCGCCAGACGATGGGGCGCATGAGCCTGATGAGCCAGTTGTTCGGCCAGGTCCAGGACACCATCACCGTGATCAGCTTCGCGATCGGCCTGCTGGTGTATGCGCCGTGGCTGATCCTGCTGCTCGCGGTCGCGCTGATTCCGGCCTTCATCGGCGAAGCGCACTTCAACGCGCTGGGCTATTCGCTCAACTTCGCCTGGACGCCGGAACGCCGCCAACTCGAATACGTGCGCCAGATGGGCGCCAGCGTGGAAACCGCGAAGGAGGTGAAGATCTTCAATCTGCACCGCTTCCTCATCGCCAAGTACCGCGAACTGGCGGACAAATTCTTCAAGGCCAATCGCGCCCTCGCCCGCCGCCGCGCGTTCTGGGGAACCTTGCTCGCGGGGCTGGGGACCTTGGGCTACTACATCGCTTACGGCTACATCGCCTGGCGCACGGTGAGCGGCGATTTCAGCATCGGCGACCTCACCTTCCTGGCCGGCAGTTTTCGCCGGCTGCGGCAATTGCTGGAAGGGCTTTTGGTCGGCTTCTCGCAAGTCGCCAGCCAAGCGCTGTATCTGGACGATCTGTTCTCCTTCTTCGAAATCAAACCCGAGATCGTCTCCCCCGCCCATCCGGTCGCGGTGCCCAAGCCGATCCAGCACGGCTTCGTGTTCGAGAACGTGGGCTTCCGCTACCCCGACGCCGAACGCTGGGCGCTGCGCGGCCTGGACTTCGAGTTGCGGGCCGGCGAAGTGTTGGCCCTGGTCGGCGAGAACGGCGCCGGCAAGACCACCCTGGTGAAATTGCTGGCGCGGCTGTACGACCCCGACGAGGGACGCATCCTGCTCGACGGCCGCGATCTGCGCGACTACGACCTGGATCAGGTGCGTTCCAGCATCGGCGTGATTTTCCAGGATTTCGTGCGTTATCACCTCACCGCCGGGGAGAACATCGGCGTCGGCCAGATCGACGCGATGAACGATGCCGAACGCATTCGCGAAGCGGCGCGCCGGGCAATGGCCGATGAGGTGATCGAAGGCCTGCCGCGCGGCTACGACCAGCTGATCGGCCGGCGTTTCAAGACCGGCGTGGACCTGTCCGGCGGCCAATGGCAGAAGATCGCGATCGCGCGCGCCTACATGCGCGATGCGCAGGTGATGATCCTCGACGAACCCACCGCCGCGCTGGATGCGCGCGCCGAGTTCGAAGTGTTCCAGCGCTTCAAGGAACTGTCGCAGGAAACCACGGCCGTGCTGATTTCGCATCGCTTCTCCAGCGTGCGCATGGCCGACCGCATCCTGGTGCTGGCCGAAGGCCGACTGGAAGCCAGCGGCACCCACGAGGAATTGCTCGCGCAGGGCGGACGCTATGCGGAGCTGTTCGAATTGCAGGCCGCCGGCTACCGCTGA